The window CGGACCCATGGCGACGTCGGCGGCTGTgcctgcggcggcggcggcggccctgTCTGGCTTGGCGCTGCGGCTGTCGCGCTCGGCCGCGGCCCGCGGCTCCTATCGCGCCTTCTGCAAGGGGCTCACGCGCACGCTGCTCACTTTCTTCGACCTGGCCTGGCGGCTGCGCGTCAACTTCCCCTACTTCTACGTCGTGGCCTCGGTGATGCTCAACGTCCGCCTGCAGGTGCGGATCGAATGAGCGCTCGTCCCGCCCCGGCCGCCGCAGGAAGCATGGCGGAGTTGCAGGGGAACGGCCCAGGACGCAGGCTGGGCGGCCCAGGACCCCCGGACTCCGGGTCCCCGCGGCTGGGGCGCGCGCCGCCACGGGCCACGGATCGCCAAGAAGTTCGAGGGCCCAGGTGCTTCGGGCTCCACATCACCGGAGGT is drawn from Ochotona princeps isolate mOchPri1 chromosome X, mOchPri1.hap1, whole genome shotgun sequence and contains these coding sequences:
- the LOC131478604 gene encoding small integral membrane protein 10-like protein 2A, which translates into the protein MATSAAVPAAAAAALSGLALRLSRSAAARGSYRAFCKGLTRTLLTFFDLAWRLRVNFPYFYVVASVMLNVRLQVRIE